The Caldicellulosiruptor obsidiansis OB47 genome segment CTACCTGTTGATTGAAGCAGTGAAAATAGACTAAATCTTATAGCTTGCTGAATCTTAGGATCCCCTTTTACCACAACATCAGCATTTTCCCAAAAGGTTTCTAAAAATTCTCTTTGCTCTTTCAAAAGATTTTTAAAACCTATCTTTTTTGCTTCAAGTATTTCAGCAGCGCAGCGCTCTTCAATCAAATCTTCTTCAATATCTCTTTGTGTAAAGTATGAAAAATATTTTGTCAAATTATATTCCATATCTTTTTCAGCATCAAATTCAATCTCAAATATGACAAGGTTTTTTTCTTTGTCAGTAAAAGATTTATATTGAAAATCATCAAAGTACAAAACATGCTCTACCATGCAGCCATATGAAAGTCTGCTCTTTTTAGTTTTCTGCATCAAAAAACCACTAAGCTCAGCATGGCAAGCCTTAATTGTTTCAAAAGGAAATTTTTCTATTCCCGAGCCAACTCTCACATCTTCTGTCTCAAGAAGATTTGAAGAGTTTCCATCTATTTTGCTTACAATTTTTATTCTGCCAGAAAAATTTAAAGGTTTTATTCTGACGTTGATTGCTCCTAAATGCTGTCTTTTAAAGCATGCAAGACGCTCAAAAGATATATAAATTTTTCTGCCACGTTCAGATTCCCAGAGTATTTCTCGTACTACCGTTCCGCTCTTCATGTCAAGTTTTCTGATATGTTTATAAATTTTTCCACTGAATAAATTGAATTTTTCACCCTCAATCATTATTTCAAATGTCTTCACATCAGCCACATTTACCATTGCCTCTCCGCGCTTTGCAAATCCATATCCACCCTCTGGATAGGTTATATCAAACTCTTCATAAAAACCGTTGATATACGTTGCTTTAAAACTTTGTTTTTTGTCGGGGAAATCTTCATCCAAATTTCCCCTCAGACCCAAATATCCATTTGCAACTGTAAATATGGTCTCAAGCATAAAATTATTTTCAGGATGAAATCCATCTTCTATTATGTTCCACTCATCTGGCAAAAATATAGGTTCCTTTTTGGGAAGCTTTCTCAAACTGTATTCTCCTTTCGCTGCAAAATCTTTTTTACGTAATCATACCTTATTATAATTTTACAGTCAATGGCTGGAAGTTACTTTTTAAATATGTTTTGGGAATGTTACCGAAATATTTTCGGTAACATTATGTTCAAATAAATTACAGAGAGAATATTCTTGTTTGTGAGCTACTGTGTTTGACATGGGAAATAATACAAGGTTTACTTGGTAGCCACCGAGGTTTGCTTATGTTTAATTATGAAAGCGAGAGAAAATTGAAGAAATTTCAAGATATTTGGAGGAAGAAGAATTTTATATTGAAAAAATCGCAAAAATTAATTTAAAAAAAGAAAAGACGGGATTGACAATATAAAGATGCGTGAGATAAGATTTGCATATAAATTCCAGGGTATAGGTTAACAAAAAGAGAAGTTTTAGTACAAAATTTTATAAAAAAGATTGTAACTCAATTAAAAAACTAATGAATAAATTGATGGATGAAATGATGAAATATGATATGGAAGGGTAATGGTGAGATATTAAGATGTATGGCAAGGAAATAGAAATTGGTGGCAAGAAGTTAGCGGTTGCGAATGAGATTTTGAGGAGTCCAGAGGGTAAGATATACTTTATTGTAGAGGAAGTTGCCAGGTGGTTGTGTGACGTTATATAGGAGTGATATAAGTTGGAATGGGTATTATACACCGAAGGTGGCAAGTGGAGGTTCAATAACTTTAAAAGGTAATAGTGAGGCAAGCAGGAAAGAGAGTAGCAGTGCGAGTATAACACCGGGGTATTCAGACAATTTTGTATTGGGTGATAGAGGTTATTCAGGTGGAATATCAGCAAGTGTCTCGCCAGTGAGGACAGGTGGATGTTATACTACGCCAAGGATAAATGGAGGAGCTTCTTCAACACCAAAGCCTTCAGGTTCTTCAACTCTAACTGAAGTGAAAACAATAACTTCTAATATGAGTAAGGAAGATTTTGTGGCTGCTGTATTTGCAGCTGCAAAAGAAGTAGAAAAGAAAACAGGGATTCCAGCTGCAATTATTACAGCTCAAGCTATACTTGAATCGAATTATGGAAAGTCTGTTCCCGTTGATAAAAAGACAGGACAATATAGTTACAACTTATTTGGGATAAAAGGGGAAGACCCAGCAGGAAGTGTTACTGTTACTACAACAGAGTATGTCAATGGTAAAAAAATAAAAATTGAAGATAGATTTAGAGCATATAACAACTTTGAAGAATCAATAAAAGATCATAGTGAATTTTTAAGAAATAATAAACGATATCAAGAATTATTTAAAACAAGTGATCCTATTAAATGGGCAGAAGGGTTACAAAAAGCT includes the following:
- a CDS encoding glycoside hydrolase family 73 protein, which produces MTLYRSDISWNGYYTPKVASGGSITLKGNSEASRKESSSASITPGYSDNFVLGDRGYSGGISASVSPVRTGGCYTTPRINGGASSTPKPSGSSTLTEVKTITSNMSKEDFVAAVFAAAKEVEKKTGIPAAIITAQAILESNYGKSVPVDKKTGQYSYNLFGIKGEDPAGSVTVTTTEYVNGKKIKIEDRFRAYNNFEESIKDHSEFLRNNKRYQELFKTSDPIKWAEGLQKAGYATDPEYSKKLINIMTTWKLIDTKEKKK